Proteins from a single region of Deltaproteobacteria bacterium HGW-Deltaproteobacteria-4:
- a CDS encoding DUF302 domain-containing protein, with amino-acid sequence MQAEIFRAESSKSLDDFIASLATTASRRGFFIHNESKMDMARTFGQHGFTMAADFDLHMIQICKPEKAANSLSRNPERAVLMPKFVVVFSRDGRTFIRFLRYSQLMVAELIDDDEFPESLIKSFDEIVAMIQEAV; translated from the coding sequence ATGCAGGCGGAGATCTTTCGGGCAGAAAGTAGTAAATCCCTTGATGATTTTATTGCAAGCCTGGCTACGACGGCCAGTCGACGCGGCTTCTTTATCCATAATGAATCGAAGATGGATATGGCTCGCACCTTTGGGCAACACGGGTTCACGATGGCGGCGGATTTCGATCTGCACATGATCCAGATCTGTAAACCGGAGAAAGCGGCCAACAGCCTCAGTCGCAACCCCGAGCGGGCCGTGCTCATGCCGAAATTTGTCGTGGTCTTCAGTCGTGACGGCCGGACCTTTATCCGTTTCCTGCGTTATTCACAGCTGATGGTCGCGGAGTTGATTGATGATGATGAATTCCCCGAATCCCTTATTAAAAGCTTCGATGAAATTGTTGCCATGATTCAGGAAGCCGTTTAG